In Carya illinoinensis cultivar Pawnee chromosome 10, C.illinoinensisPawnee_v1, whole genome shotgun sequence, one DNA window encodes the following:
- the LOC122278413 gene encoding pentatricopeptide repeat-containing protein At4g18840-like, with protein sequence MKERNVVSWTSLIVGLAVNGFGKEALELFRDLERKGFLPTAVTFVGVLYACSHCAMVDEGFNYFELMKKEYGLVPRIEHYGCVVDLLGRSGKDGIAHHSGSNAAILAVETFIGKKTSIQAPSHLMGQPGIKWATLGIERVDLAIGKKRGGPFYLKAYDIANVLRTSIYGAVFAFHDEMLKSAKLGHLEKDWIISIQPWFVTRELLLHKLRIFLDF encoded by the exons ATGAAGGAAAGGAATGTGGTTTCTTGGACTTCTTTGATAGTTGGGTTGGCTGTTAATGGGTTTGGTAAGGAAGCACTTGAGCTTTTCAGGGATTTAGAAAGAAAGGGGTTTTTGCCCACAGCAGTAACTTTTGTTGGGGTCCTATATGCTTGTAGTCATTGCGCAATGGTGGACGAGGGGTTTAATTATTTTGAGTTGATGAAAAAGGAATATGGCCTTGTGCCTAGGATAGAACACTATGGCTGCGTGGTTGATTTGTTGGGTAGGTCAGGCAAG GATGGGATTGCTCATCATTCTGGTAGTAATGCTGCAATTCTTGCTGTTGAGACATTCATAGGGAAGAAGACCAGCATTCAAGCCCCCTCTCATTTGATGGGGCAACCTGGAATTAAATGGGCAACATTAGGCATTGAAAGAGTAGACCTTGCAATTGGTAAAAAGAGAGGTGGACCTTTTTATTTGAAAGCATATGACATTGCTAATGTTTTAAGGACCTCAATCTATGGTGCTGTGTTTGCTTTCCATGATGAGATGCTGAAAAGTGCTAAATTGGGTCATCTTGAAAAGGATTGGATCATTAGCATCCAACCTTGGTTTGTTACTCGTGAGCTTTTGCTGCATAAATTGCgtattttcttggatttttgA
- the LOC122279686 gene encoding tyrosine decarboxylase-like, whose product MDALNSNHELMKHSSFHNTNNPLDPEEFRRQGHMIIDFLADYYLNIEKYPVLSQVEPGYLRKRLPESTPYNPESIETILQDVQDHILPGVTHWQSPSYFAYFPSTGSIAGFLGEMLSTGFNVVGFNWISSPAATELESIVMDWLGEMLQLPKSFLFSGNGGGVLQGTTCEAILCTLVAARDQMLRRIGSQNMGKLVVYGSDQTHCSLQKAARIAGINPSNFRAIKTTKRTSFSLSPDSLRSAICEDIDAGLIPLFLCATVGTTSTTAIDPIGSLSDVAKDYGLWLHVDAAYAGSVCICPEFRHVIDGVEGANSFSLNAHKWFLTTLDCCCLWVKDPSALIKSLSTNPEYLKNKATDSRQVVDYKDWQLTLSRRFRSLKLWFVLRNYGVAKLRDFLRSHVNMAKLFEGFVTSDKRFEVVVPRSFAVVCFRVLSPGMGKAASYANGTTTNGHTNGVNGHANGKGDDHDHDDHNYMKEASTNELNRKLLESINKSGLVFMTHSVVGGVFVMRFAVGATLVEEKHVITAWKVVQEHANAILISENY is encoded by the coding sequence ATGGATGCCCTCAATTCCAACCATGAACTCATGAAACACTCGTCTTTCcataacacaaataatccacTAGACCCTGAGGAGTTCAGGCGTCAAGGCCACATGATCATAGACTTTCTAGCTGATTATTACTTGAATATCGAGAAATATCCTGTTCTTAGCCAAGTCGAACCAGGTTATCTCCGAAAACGCTTGCCAGAATCTACCCCATATAATCCTGAATCCATTGAAACCATTCTCCAAGACGTGCAGGACCATATACTTCCTGGTGTAACTCATTGGCAAAGCCCTAGCTATTTCGCTTACTTCCCATCCACCGGAAGCATAGCAGGGTTTCTTGGCGAGATGCTTTCCACTGGATTCAATGTGGTTGGCTTCAACTGGATTTCGTCACCAGCTGCGACTGAGCTAGAGTCAATAGTCATGGATTGGCTTGGAGAGATGCTTCAGCTGCCCAAGTCTTTCCTTTTCTCGGGCAATGGTGGCGGTGTGCTACAAGGGACTACTTGTGAGGCCATTTTGTGCACACTCGTCGCTGCTAGGGATCAAATGTTGCGCCGCATTGGGAGTCAGAATATGGGAAAGTTGGTGGTCTATGGATCTGACCAAACACATTGTTCACTTCAAAAGGCGGCACGGATAGCCGGAATCAACCCAAGTAATTTCAGAGCCATCAAAACCACCAAGCGCACGTCATTTTCGTTGTCCCCGGACTCCCTACGATCAGCCATTTGCGAAGATATTGATGCAGGCCTAATCCCTTTGTTCTTGTGTGCCACTGTGGGGACAACTTCGACAACTGCAATTGATCCAATAGGGTCGTTAAGCGATGTTGCGAAAGATTATGGCTTGTGGCTCCATGTCGACGCTGCTTATGCTGGAAGCGTCTGCATTTGTCCTGAGTTCCGACATGTCATTGATGGTGTTGAGGGTGCAAACTCTTTTAGCCTCAATGCACATAAATGGTTCCTAACCACTTTAGATTGCTGCTGCCTTTGGGTCAAGGACCCGAGCGCCTTGATAAAATCACTCTCAACAAATCCTGAGTACTTGAAGAATAAGGCAACCGATTCAAGGCAAGTGGTGGACTACAAAGACTGGCAGCTTACCCTAAGCCGAAGATTCCGATCTTTGAAATTATGGTTCGTGCTTCGAAACTATGGCGTGGCTAAGCTTAGGGACTTTCTGAGAAGTCATGTTAACATGGCCAAGCTTTTTGAAGGGTTTGTCACATCGGACAAGAGGTTTGAAGTTGTTGTCCCTAGAAGCTTTGCTGTGGTTTGCTTTAGGGTTTTGTCCCCAGGAATGGGTAAGGCTGCATCATACGCAAATGGTACTACTACAAATGGTCATACAAATGGCGTAAACGGTCATGCAAATGGAAAgggtgatgatcatgatcatgatgatcataaCTACATGAAAGAAGCAAGTACAAATGAGCTTAACCGGAAGTTATTGGAGTCCATTAACAAGTCCGGCCTTGTTTTTATGACTCATTCCGTGGTTGGCGGTGTGTTCGTGATGAGGTTTGCAGTTGGAGCAACTCTAGTGGAAGAAAAACACGTTATCACGGCTTGGAAAGTGGTGCAGGAGCACGCAAATGCCATACTTATAAGCGAAAACTACTGA
- the LOC122278414 gene encoding uncharacterized protein LOC122278414 has translation MDKSWMHIEDRLHSSEYAEGVRQFIAMAISHTANPDQIRCPCRRCRNKAFHSIRTIEGHLFFRGIDPTYTPWIFHGEDDPFLFATFFDEDEDDTLAHSDYIDDLDELLDDIRHGSSMENHIINDGSSYAHDQPSASNALVNSNFEDLVADARRPLYPTCTKFSKLSFIVNLLYIKSIGGWTVKSFDMVIKLLHEAFPDASFPDSYNDACRLEKGLGFSYEKIHVCPNDCVLFWKENASYNECPKCKASRWEQSTIQGRRIPQKVLRHFSLKPWLQRLYMSKKTAQDMRWHVDGRVDNPTCMQHPSDSKGWKDFDNKHMGFSKDPRNVRLGLASDGFNPFNNISRSYNIWPVLLMPYNLPPWACMKEPYTMLSLLIPGPKSPGNDIVVFLRPLLDELKELWEEGIHTYDAYSGEHFMLHAALLWTINDFPAYANLSGWSTKGKMACPHCTSDTNSQWLVYGRKHCYMGHRITVGDGKRMLLMDMKSTNSNHQGSRERNCINN, from the coding sequence ATGGATAAatcttggatgcatattgaagatagattgcatTCCAGTGAGTATGCTGAAGGGGTTAGACAATTCATCGCTATGGCCATTTCCCATACTGCTAATCCTGATcagattaggtgtccatgtagaAGATGTCGGAATAAAGCTTTCCACTCCATTCGTACAATTGAGGGTCATTTGTTCTTTAGAGGGATTGATCCAACTTATACTCCATGGAtattccatggagaagatgatccattcctTTTTGCCACTTTTTTTGAcgaagacgaagatgatacattGGCTCATAGTGATTATATTGATGATCTCGATGAGCTTTTAGATGACATCCGTCATGGGTCGTCTATGGAAAATCATATCATAAATGATGGATCATCTTATGCACATGATCAACCCTCTGCCTCTAATGCTCTTGTCAACTCTAATTTCGAGGACTTGGTAGCTGATGCACGACGTCCACTCTATCCTACATGTACTAAGTTCTCAAAGCTATCATTCATCGTCAATCTGCTTTACATCAAGAGCATCGGTGGGTGGACGGTGAAGTCCTTCGATATGGTCATAAAGCTCTTGCATGAGGCATTTCCTGATGCCTCATTCCCTGACTCATATAATGATGCCTGTCGCTTGGAGAAGGGATTGGGCTTTAGTTACGAAAAGATCCATGTGTGCCCAAATGATTGTGTcttgttttggaaggaaaatgcatcgTACAATGAATGCCCCAAGTGTAAGGCATCTAGGTGGGAGCAAAGCACAATTCAGGGACGAAGGATACCACAAAAAGTACTCCGACATTTTTCCCTTAAGCCATGGTTGCAGAGGTTATATATGTCAAAGAAGACAGCCCAAGACATGAGATGGCATGTAGATGGACGTGTTGACAATCCGACGTGCATGCAACACCCATCAGATTCGAAGGGTTGGAAGGACTTTGATAACAAACATATGGGATTTTCCAAAGATCCTCGCAATGTTAGACTTGGTTTGGCTAGTGATGGGTTTAACCCGTTCAACAACATAAGTAGATCGTACAACATTTGGCCAGTACTGCTTATGCCGTACAACTTGCCCCCCTGGGCCTGCATGAAAGAACCATACACCATGTTGTCGTTGTTAATACCTGGCCCCAAGTCACCAGGTAATGACATTGTTGTCTTCTTACGTCCGTTACTCGATGAATTGAAGGAGTTATGGGAAGAGGGTATTCATACCTATGATGCATACAGTGGGGAACACTTTATGTTGCATGCAGCGCTattgtggacaatcaatgacttccCCGCATATGCCAATCTTTCTGGGTGGAGTACAAAGGGCAAGATGGCATGCCCACATTGCACATctgacacaaattcacaatggtTGGTATATGGCCGCAAACATTGCTATATGGGTCATCGGATCACAGTTGGAGACGGAAAAAGAATGCTTTTAATGGACATGAAGAGCACCAACTCCAACCATCAAGGGTCGAGGGAGAGGAATTGCATCAACAATTAA